In a single window of the Sphingosinicella microcystinivorans genome:
- a CDS encoding YggT family protein, which translates to MNTVAALLGIFTMVVQLVIWIIIVQVVISWLVAFNVINTGNQFVRSLLTGLDRLTEPMLRPIRRVLPDLGGIDLSPMVLILGLILIQRLVPALVFDIMAG; encoded by the coding sequence ATGAATACGGTCGCGGCTCTGCTCGGTATCTTCACGATGGTCGTCCAGCTCGTCATCTGGATCATCATCGTGCAGGTCGTCATCAGCTGGCTGGTGGCGTTCAACGTCATCAACACCGGCAACCAGTTCGTGCGCAGCCTGCTGACCGGGCTCGACCGCCTGACCGAGCCGATGCTGCGGCCGATCCGCCGCGTGCTGCCGGACCTCGGCGGCATCGACCTTTCGCCGATGGTGCTGATCCTAGGCCTGATCCTCATCCAGCGGCTGGTTCCGGCGCTGGTCTTCGACATCATGGCCGGTTGA
- a CDS encoding MarC family protein: MTELFVSALATLFVVIDPPGCAPIYSSLTAGASPQQRRAMAIRSVLVAAGVLLFFAFLGKGMLAALGISLDAFRIAGGILLFLIASEMVFEKRTERRSARAQEVASKDIEDVSVFPMAIPMLAGPGSIASVMLLTSQANGWAERSVVLAALGIVLVLTLAALLTAGPLMRLLGEKIEAMITRLLGVILAALAAQYVIDGIRASFSL, encoded by the coding sequence ATGACCGAGCTGTTCGTCTCGGCGCTCGCCACGCTGTTCGTGGTGATCGACCCGCCGGGATGCGCGCCCATCTATTCCTCGTTGACGGCGGGCGCGTCCCCGCAGCAGCGCCGCGCGATGGCGATCCGCTCGGTGCTGGTGGCGGCGGGCGTGCTGCTGTTCTTCGCCTTCCTCGGCAAGGGGATGCTCGCCGCGCTCGGCATCAGCCTCGATGCGTTCCGCATCGCGGGCGGCATCCTCCTGTTCCTGATCGCGTCCGAGATGGTGTTCGAGAAGCGCACCGAGCGGCGTAGCGCGCGCGCGCAGGAGGTGGCGTCCAAGGACATCGAGGACGTCTCGGTGTTCCCGATGGCGATCCCGATGCTCGCCGGGCCGGGCTCGATCGCGAGCGTGATGCTGCTCACCTCGCAGGCGAACGGCTGGGCGGAGCGCAGCGTCGTGCTCGCCGCGCTCGGCATCGTGCTCGTGCTGACGCTCGCGGCGCTGCTCACCGCCGGGCCGCTGATGCGGCTGCTCGGCGAGAAGATCGAAGCGATGATCACGCGGCTGCTCGGCGTCATCCTCGCCGCGCTCGCCGCGCAGTACGTGATCGACGGAATCCGGGCGAGCTTCAGCCTTTGA
- the folD gene encoding bifunctional methylenetetrahydrofolate dehydrogenase/methenyltetrahydrofolate cyclohydrolase FolD, giving the protein MTAERIDGKAFAEGLRGRISAGVAPFLAATGRRPGLAVVLVGEDPASQVYVGSKHKATVEAGMASFEHRLPAETPEADLVALVERLNADDSVDGILVQLPLPKHMRESAVIEAIDPDKDVDGFHIVNAGRLATGLPGLVPCTPLGCMMLLEDRLGRDLSGKRAVVIGRSNIVGKPMVQLLLAANATVTVAHSRTADLPAVVREADIVVAAVGRPEMVRGDWLKRGAVVIDVGINRIAAPERGEGRTRLVGDVAYGEALETASAVTPVPGGVGPMTIAVLLRNTLVAAHRRAGLPAPEGL; this is encoded by the coding sequence ATGACGGCTGAGCGTATCGACGGCAAGGCGTTTGCCGAGGGTCTCCGCGGACGTATTTCCGCAGGCGTCGCACCGTTCCTCGCCGCGACCGGCAGGCGGCCCGGCCTCGCGGTCGTGCTGGTCGGCGAGGACCCGGCGAGCCAGGTCTACGTCGGCTCCAAGCACAAGGCGACGGTCGAGGCCGGCATGGCGAGCTTCGAGCATCGCCTGCCTGCGGAGACGCCCGAGGCCGATCTCGTCGCGCTCGTCGAAAGGCTGAACGCCGACGACAGCGTCGACGGCATCCTCGTGCAATTGCCGCTGCCGAAGCACATGCGCGAGAGCGCGGTGATCGAGGCGATCGACCCCGACAAGGATGTGGACGGGTTTCACATCGTGAACGCCGGACGGCTGGCGACCGGGCTTCCCGGTCTCGTGCCGTGCACGCCGCTCGGCTGCATGATGCTGCTGGAGGACCGGCTGGGCCGCGACCTCTCGGGGAAGCGCGCGGTCGTCATCGGCCGCTCCAACATCGTCGGCAAGCCGATGGTGCAGCTCCTGCTCGCCGCGAACGCCACCGTGACCGTCGCGCACAGCCGCACCGCCGACCTGCCCGCCGTGGTGCGCGAGGCGGACATCGTGGTCGCCGCGGTGGGACGGCCCGAGATGGTGCGCGGCGACTGGTTGAAGCGGGGCGCGGTCGTCATCGACGTCGGCATCAACCGCATCGCGGCGCCGGAGCGCGGCGAGGGCAGGACGCGACTCGTCGGCGACGTCGCCTACGGCGAGGCGCTGGAGACGGCGAGCGCGGTGACGCCGGTGCCGGGCGGCGTCGGGCCGATGACCATCGCCGTGCTTCTGCGCAACACGCTCGTCGCCGCGCATCGCCGCGCCGGGCTGCCGGCGCCCGAAGGCTTGTAA